Proteins from a genomic interval of Trichoderma breve strain T069 chromosome 2, whole genome shotgun sequence:
- a CDS encoding triose-phosphate transporter family domain-containing protein, whose translation MSRRSQDVALLSPDEQDLKHDLESGKIQSESKDQNIDHEYSIPSAVKFTWLGTYFLFSLILTLYNKLVLGVFHFPWLLTFLHTLFASLGTYAMLQMGYFKLSRLGRRENLALVAFSALFTANIAVSNLSLAMVSVPFYQTMRMLCPIFTIIIFRVWYGRTYSTMTYMSLIPLIIGAAMTTAGEMSFSDAGFILTILGVVLAALKTVVTNRFMTGSLALPPVEFLMRMSPLAALQALACATATGEVAGFRELIRTGDISIVPATASLAGNGFLALLLNISSFNTNKLAGALTMTVCGNLKQCLTVMIGIFLFNVSVDFLNGSGMAVTMVGAAIYSKAELDNKNRKKQQEATFKPTEQR comes from the exons ATGTCTAGGCGCTCCCAAGACGTCGCTCTCTTGTCTCCCGACGAGCAGGATCTTAAGCACGATCTTGAGTCCGGAAAGATCCAGAGTGAATCCAAGGACCAGAACATCGACCATGAATACTCAATACCCAGCGCCGTCAAGTTCACCTGGCTTGGAACCTACTTTTTATTCTCTCTCATCCTAACGCTCTACAACAAACTTGTTCTCGGCGTG TTTCACTTCCCATGGCTGTTGACCTTCCTCCACACCTTGTTCGCCAGTCTCGGAACATATGCCATGCTGCAGATGGGCTATTTCAAGTTATCACGCCTCGGTCGTCGCGAGaacctcgccctcgtcgcATTCAGCGCCCTGTTCACCGCCAACATTGCCGTCTCGAACCTTTCCCTCGCCATGGTTTCCGTTCCTTTCTACCAGACGATGCGCATGCTTTGCCCAatcttcaccatcatcataTTCCGCGTGTGGTACGGCCGAACATATAGCACAATGACATACATGTCTCTCATTCCTTTAATCATTGGTGCCGCTATGACTACCGCCGGTGAAATGAGCTTCTCGGATGCCGGCTTCATCCTAACCATTTTGGGTGTCGTCCTCGCCGCTCTCAAG ACGGTCGTCACCAACCGATTCATGACCGGTTCGCTGGCCCTCCCGCCCGTCGAGTTCCTTATGCGCATGTCTCCCCTTGCTGCGCTCCAGGCTCTGGCCTGCGCCACCGCTACCGGCGAAGTTGCTGGCTTCCGCGAGCTTATCAGGACCGGCGATATCTCTATTGTCCCTGCAACTGCTTCTCTGGCCGGCAACGGTTTCCTAGCATTGCTTCTCAACATTTCGtccttcaacaccaacaagTTGGCCGGTGCTCTGACCATGACAGTCTGCGGTAACCTCAAGCAGTGTTTGACTGTCATGATCGGCATTTTCCTGTTCAACGTCTCTGTCGACTTCCTCAATGGATCGGGTATGGCCGTCACAATGGTAGGCGCTGCAATCTACAGCAAGGCCGAGTTGGACAACAAGAAccggaagaagcagcaggaggcCACCTTCAAGCCCACCGAGCAGAGGTAG